A section of the Hippea sp. KM1 genome encodes:
- the guaA gene encoding glutamine-hydrolyzing GMP synthase produces the protein MDRIVILDFGSQYTQLIARKIRELGVYAEIVPFNRDFDTTDTKGIILSGSPSSIYEKDAPIPKEGIFKLNIPILGICYGMQVIANRFGGSIIKAEKREYGLARLRLLKENPLIDKEIDNTIVWMSHGDRLKSLPEGFEAIARTDNSPFAAIQNLDERIWAVQFHPEVYHSQKGKKLLSNFVFGICKAKADWNMGNFLTQQIEKIKETVKDKRVIGAVSGGVDSSVVAVLMNRAIGDRFIGVFVNTGLLRKNEPEYVLDLFKRLNVNIRYEDASELFLERLKDVEDPEKKRKIIGHTFIDVFTKIAKEYDDAEFLAQGTLYPDVIESVSVKGPSATIKSHHNVGGLPDDLKFKLIEPLKELFKDEVRSLGRQLGIDEEFINRHPFPGPGLAIRIIGRITKQRLKVLREADAILIEEIKKAGIYNDIWQAFAVLLPVNSVGVMGDKRTYENVLAIRAVNSTDGMTADFSRIDYDLLGKISSRIINEVEGINRVVYDVSSKPPATIEWE, from the coding sequence ATGGACAGGATAGTTATCTTAGATTTTGGTTCTCAATATACCCAGCTTATAGCAAGAAAAATCAGGGAATTGGGCGTGTATGCAGAGATTGTTCCGTTCAACAGGGACTTTGACACAACAGACACCAAGGGCATTATACTCTCAGGCTCACCCTCAAGCATATACGAAAAGGATGCACCGATCCCAAAAGAGGGGATATTTAAGCTAAACATACCGATACTCGGCATATGCTATGGCATGCAGGTTATAGCAAACAGGTTTGGCGGCAGCATAATCAAGGCAGAAAAGAGGGAATACGGCCTTGCCCGTTTGAGGCTTTTGAAGGAAAACCCGCTAATTGACAAAGAAATCGACAACACCATCGTCTGGATGAGCCACGGGGATAGGCTAAAAAGCCTTCCTGAGGGGTTTGAGGCCATAGCAAGAACGGACAACTCCCCGTTTGCCGCCATCCAAAACCTCGATGAAAGGATATGGGCTGTGCAGTTCCATCCGGAGGTTTACCACTCACAAAAGGGCAAAAAGCTTTTATCCAACTTCGTATTCGGTATATGCAAGGCCAAGGCAGACTGGAATATGGGCAACTTCTTGACCCAGCAGATAGAGAAAATCAAAGAAACCGTCAAGGATAAGCGCGTAATAGGCGCCGTATCCGGAGGGGTCGATTCAAGCGTTGTGGCCGTTTTGATGAACAGGGCTATTGGCGATAGGTTTATAGGCGTATTCGTGAATACAGGCCTTTTGAGGAAAAACGAGCCTGAGTATGTTTTGGATCTATTCAAAAGGCTCAATGTAAACATACGATACGAGGATGCCTCAGAACTGTTTTTGGAAAGACTGAAGGATGTTGAGGATCCTGAGAAGAAGAGAAAGATCATCGGCCATACATTCATAGATGTCTTTACCAAAATAGCCAAGGAATACGACGATGCCGAATTCTTGGCCCAAGGGACGCTCTATCCGGATGTCATAGAGAGCGTCTCGGTCAAAGGCCCATCGGCCACAATCAAAAGCCACCACAATGTGGGTGGCCTGCCCGATGATTTAAAATTCAAGCTCATTGAGCCGCTTAAGGAGTTATTTAAGGATGAGGTCAGATCGCTGGGGAGGCAGTTGGGGATCGATGAGGAGTTTATAAACAGACACCCCTTTCCAGGCCCGGGTCTGGCCATAAGGATCATAGGCAGGATAACCAAACAGAGGCTTAAGGTGCTAAGGGAGGCTGATGCCATATTGATAGAGGAGATAAAAAAGGCCGGTATATACAACGATATATGGCAGGCTTTTGCCGTGTTATTGCCCGTAAACTCCGTTGGTGTTATGGGCGATAAAAGGACATACGAGAATGTATTGGCCATAAGGGCGGTGAACAGCACAGACGGCATGACGGCCGATTTTAGCAGGATCGACTATGACCTGCTTGGCAAAATCTCAAGCCGCATCATCAACGAGGTTGAGGGCATCAACAGGGTGGTTTACGATGTATCATCAAAACCGCCGGCCACAATCGAGTGGGAGTAA
- the mltG gene encoding endolytic transglycosylase MltG, which produces MNFLKKLFIANIFVLLIVIAFVIFTIFKFNSFLNSPPSNKHKPIYIEIHKNESVRSIIKKLKFRGLLKRGDWFYYYVRLTGKAKQIKAGVHLFYTDSTPKQILKELTNPELYTKKITIPEGWTIRKIAKLLSKKGFDGQGLLALSDNQSFIKQCARYGAKTLEGFLYPDTYYIAIGEKTATIAGLMCRRFAEVFRDITGKDKFSKDDYDKLIIASIIQKEATRIKDMQLVAGVIYNRLKKRMPLQMDSTTSLTRPFNTYKRRGLPVAPICNPGSDALFAAYNPKPTDYLYFISKRNGEMVFSKTLKEHNRNIRKYLK; this is translated from the coding sequence ATGAATTTTCTAAAGAAACTATTTATAGCCAACATATTCGTTCTGTTAATCGTTATAGCATTTGTAATCTTCACTATTTTTAAGTTTAACAGCTTCTTAAATTCCCCTCCATCCAACAAACACAAGCCCATATACATCGAGATACACAAGAACGAATCGGTGCGCTCAATAATAAAAAAGCTGAAATTTAGGGGGCTATTGAAGCGGGGCGACTGGTTTTATTACTATGTTAGACTAACGGGCAAGGCAAAACAGATCAAGGCGGGCGTCCACCTGTTTTACACAGACTCAACACCAAAACAGATCCTAAAAGAGCTTACCAATCCAGAGTTATACACAAAGAAGATCACCATACCCGAGGGATGGACAATCCGCAAAATAGCAAAGCTTTTAAGCAAAAAGGGCTTTGACGGCCAGGGGCTGCTTGCCCTATCGGATAACCAGAGCTTCATAAAGCAGTGCGCCCGTTATGGGGCCAAAACCTTAGAGGGTTTTTTATACCCCGACACATACTATATAGCCATAGGGGAAAAAACGGCCACCATAGCCGGCTTGATGTGCAGGAGGTTTGCTGAGGTATTTAGAGACATAACCGGCAAGGATAAATTCAGCAAAGACGATTACGACAAACTCATCATAGCCTCCATCATACAAAAAGAGGCAACAAGGATAAAGGATATGCAACTGGTGGCGGGCGTGATATACAACAGGCTCAAAAAACGCATGCCGCTTCAGATGGACTCAACCACAAGCCTGACCAGGCCGTTTAACACATACAAACGCAGGGGATTGCCCGTTGCGCCGATCTGCAACCCTGGAAGTGATGCCCTATTTGCGGCATACAACCCCAAACCGACCGATTATCTCTATTTCATCTCCAAAAGGAACGGCGAGATGGTGTTCAGTAAAACACTAAAAGAACACAACAGAAACATAAGGAAGTATCTAAAATGA
- the ruvX gene encoding Holliday junction resolvase RuvX, whose amino-acid sequence MRVLGIDYGTKKIGIAISDQTNTIALPHGVIDADEECFSKIEEIVRENNITRIVVGMPITLKGEKGKRALETEGFIEELSNRIGGVEIIEWDERMSTRFSERILNKANIKGRKNKKKVIDKIAATFILQGYLDSLI is encoded by the coding sequence ATGAGGGTTTTAGGCATAGACTATGGAACAAAAAAGATAGGCATAGCCATAAGCGATCAGACAAACACGATAGCCTTACCGCATGGGGTGATCGATGCAGATGAGGAATGCTTCAGCAAGATAGAAGAGATAGTAAGGGAAAACAACATAACAAGGATCGTTGTTGGCATGCCCATAACGCTAAAAGGTGAGAAGGGCAAAAGGGCGCTTGAGACCGAAGGCTTCATAGAGGAGCTATCCAACAGGATAGGCGGCGTGGAGATTATCGAGTGGGATGAGAGGATGTCGACGCGGTTTTCCGAAAGGATACTAAACAAGGCAAACATCAAGGGCAGGAAGAACAAAAAGAAGGTAATAGACAAGATAGCGGCAACCTTCATCCTTCAAGGCTATTTAGATTCCCTGATATGA
- a CDS encoding deoxyguanosinetriphosphate triphosphohydrolase → MLIREILEKIEEDTLHGAAFLSKNATRPKGDEKDDVRTDFMRDRDRIIHSKAFRRLKHKTQVFFSPSGDHYRTRMTHTLEVSQIARTIAKALLLNESLTEAIALGHDLGHTPFGHAGEKILNEKSKKGFKHWVQSLRVVDVIEKDGQGLNLTNQVRDGILKHSKGRGDIIPKDKTHLAKTLEGQIVRIADIIAYVNHDIDDAIRAGIIENNNIPKDILDELGDTHAKRIATMVKSVIRSTQQNNYAFISMEEEKLQALDALRDYLFENVYLSENVMNEVNKASKIISDLFDYFMENPQKIKKHFSDDTETVVVDYISGMTDRFALNLYQQIFLPKPWEGGSVSF, encoded by the coding sequence ATGCTAATCAGAGAGATACTGGAGAAAATAGAGGAAGATACCCTCCACGGGGCTGCTTTTTTATCAAAAAACGCAACAAGGCCCAAGGGGGATGAAAAAGACGATGTAAGAACCGACTTCATGAGGGATAGAGACAGGATCATCCACTCCAAGGCCTTCAGGAGGCTCAAACACAAAACGCAGGTGTTCTTCTCACCAAGCGGAGACCACTACAGAACCCGCATGACCCATACGCTTGAGGTGTCTCAAATCGCACGCACCATAGCCAAAGCGCTCCTTCTAAACGAAAGCCTTACAGAGGCCATAGCATTGGGGCATGATTTAGGGCATACGCCGTTTGGGCATGCAGGCGAGAAGATACTAAACGAAAAATCGAAAAAGGGGTTTAAACACTGGGTTCAAAGCCTCCGCGTGGTTGATGTTATAGAAAAGGACGGCCAGGGGCTAAACCTGACCAATCAGGTAAGGGACGGTATACTGAAACACTCAAAGGGCAGGGGCGATATAATACCAAAAGACAAAACGCACCTTGCCAAAACGCTCGAGGGTCAAATCGTCCGCATAGCAGACATCATAGCCTATGTTAACCACGATATAGACGATGCCATAAGAGCGGGCATAATAGAAAACAACAATATACCCAAAGATATACTGGATGAGCTGGGTGATACACATGCAAAAAGGATAGCCACAATGGTTAAAAGCGTGATACGCTCAACACAGCAGAACAACTATGCGTTCATATCGATGGAAGAGGAAAAACTCCAGGCGCTGGATGCCTTGAGGGACTATCTGTTTGAGAATGTCTATTTAAGCGAGAATGTTATGAACGAGGTAAACAAGGCCTCAAAGATCATAAGCGACCTGTTCGACTATTTTATGGAGAACCCGCAAAAGATAAAGAAACACTTTTCAGACGATACAGAGACGGTCGTTGTCGATTATATTTCTGGCATGACAGATAGATTTGCGCTAAACTTATACCAGCAGATATTCTTACCGAAACCGTGGGAGGGGGGTAGTGTTAGCTTCTGA
- a CDS encoding TldD/PmbA family protein: protein MLASDVLNRIADEFDTTEVFLEESKEEGFELKNAKDFSKQLTQKRGIGIRAVKNNKLIFGYTSLTDKPNLDQIIDDLKKASRIVKDVDAKTIPQTSTTIEEKAKKIELDEKLIKDKLNEISSNAMGFDKRIKEVKSASIGTYSVNVQIANSYGLNASYSKTHVSSAIEVLAEDKISDLGYYALDGDSLEAIDFDFLYKKASSLAINKLYPTSIDTKKYSIIISNNTFRDILAHFIGAFNAYSVINQTTPFEDKLNEQVFSENITIIDAKRIERRPNSMQTDDEGIERADTVVVENGILKTFLHNTYTSNKLNMPNTSNAKRGGFDSMPKVGPFNLYIKPDKATSRDRLLNMIDGIYIIDVMGLHMANPISGDFSLGINGFLVHNGELVSYFKAATFADNFYEIIKRIIAISDNLYFLGSIGSPDVAIADCVIGG from the coding sequence GTGTTAGCTTCTGATGTTTTAAACAGGATAGCGGATGAATTCGATACAACAGAGGTGTTTTTAGAAGAATCAAAAGAGGAGGGGTTTGAGCTAAAAAACGCAAAGGACTTCTCCAAGCAATTAACGCAAAAAAGGGGTATAGGTATAAGGGCAGTTAAGAACAACAAGCTGATCTTTGGATACACAAGCCTAACCGATAAGCCCAATTTAGATCAGATAATAGACGATTTGAAAAAGGCAAGCAGGATCGTCAAGGATGTGGATGCCAAAACCATTCCACAAACAAGCACAACAATAGAAGAAAAGGCCAAAAAGATAGAACTGGATGAGAAACTCATAAAGGACAAGCTAAACGAGATCTCCTCAAATGCCATGGGTTTTGACAAAAGAATCAAAGAGGTAAAATCCGCATCGATAGGCACATACTCAGTAAATGTTCAGATAGCAAACAGCTACGGTTTAAACGCCTCATACAGCAAGACGCATGTATCCTCAGCCATAGAGGTGCTTGCAGAGGATAAGATATCGGATTTAGGCTATTACGCCTTGGATGGCGATAGCCTGGAAGCAATAGACTTTGACTTTTTATACAAAAAGGCCTCAAGCCTGGCAATAAACAAGCTCTATCCAACATCCATCGACACAAAAAAATACAGTATAATCATATCCAACAACACATTCAGGGATATACTGGCCCACTTTATCGGTGCATTTAACGCCTATTCGGTTATAAACCAAACAACGCCTTTTGAGGATAAGCTGAACGAGCAGGTATTCTCAGAAAACATAACGATCATAGACGCCAAACGGATAGAAAGGCGCCCCAATTCCATGCAGACAGACGATGAGGGGATAGAAAGAGCCGATACGGTTGTTGTTGAAAACGGCATACTCAAAACATTCCTCCACAATACATACACATCTAACAAGCTCAACATGCCAAACACATCAAACGCCAAAAGGGGCGGCTTTGATTCCATGCCAAAGGTTGGGCCATTCAACCTCTATATAAAACCCGACAAAGCAACGAGCAGGGATAGGCTTTTAAACATGATAGACGGCATCTATATCATCGATGTGATGGGGCTACACATGGCAAACCCCATAAGCGGCGACTTCTCCTTAGGCATAAACGGGTTTTTGGTTCACAACGGCGAGCTTGTAAGCTATTTCAAGGCAGCAACATTCGCAGACAACTTCTATGAGATAATAAAGCGCATCATAGCCATCTCAGACAACCTGTATTTCCTTGGCAGCATCGGCAGCCCCGATGTTGCTATAGCAGACTGCGTTATAGGTGGTTAA
- a CDS encoding N-acetylmuramoyl-L-alanine amidase family protein has protein sequence MRRFVVLILFILYASLAQADGLVKLKGFGCLRISDGVQNVILTFSGIRHYRFIRLSDDYWYIAVPNRIIAVETDLKPCGYIKRILTRIIKGETRIFFKMDKGYSYHFRLVLSKGGRFLVVRIKADRKSAPIQGKPLIVSPKKRRAVIVIDPGHGGKDPGAIGPLDKEKDVVLFIGRYVADFLRADGYKVYMTRRGDTYPTLADRVKLANRVKADVFVSIHANYSPKRKDNARGLEVYFLNTTSDKRALSLAARENGMSLSQLGDLNKIILSLIQTKKIQYSKVLASKVYRDMLIWGRKVYKTYKGRGVRQAPFYVLVGTRCPSILIETAFINNPVDAVYLHKDSFKRELARGIARGIEAFVRLYR, from the coding sequence ATGAGGCGGTTCGTTGTTCTAATCCTGTTTATTTTATACGCATCGTTAGCCCAGGCAGATGGCCTTGTAAAGCTTAAGGGGTTTGGCTGTCTGAGGATATCGGATGGTGTTCAAAATGTCATTTTGACCTTTAGCGGCATAAGGCATTATAGGTTTATCAGGCTTTCTGACGATTACTGGTATATTGCGGTTCCGAATAGGATTATAGCAGTCGAGACAGACCTTAAACCGTGCGGTTATATAAAAAGGATTCTAACCCGTATCATCAAGGGTGAAACGAGGATATTCTTCAAGATGGACAAGGGCTATTCCTATCACTTCCGACTTGTTCTATCCAAAGGCGGCAGGTTTTTGGTTGTAAGGATAAAGGCAGACAGAAAAAGCGCTCCAATACAGGGCAAGCCCCTGATTGTCAGTCCCAAAAAGAGAAGGGCGGTTATAGTCATAGACCCAGGACACGGCGGTAAGGACCCCGGCGCTATTGGTCCGTTGGATAAGGAGAAGGATGTTGTGCTTTTTATAGGCAGGTATGTGGCCGATTTTCTAAGAGCCGATGGCTATAAGGTTTATATGACAAGGCGGGGCGATACCTATCCCACATTGGCAGATAGGGTGAAGCTGGCAAACAGGGTAAAGGCCGATGTTTTTGTCTCGATCCATGCCAATTACTCGCCAAAGAGGAAAGACAACGCCAGGGGGCTTGAGGTTTACTTTCTAAACACCACATCCGACAAGAGGGCGCTTTCTTTGGCTGCAAGGGAAAACGGGATGAGCCTATCCCAATTGGGGGACTTGAATAAAATCATACTCTCCCTGATACAAACAAAGAAGATCCAATACTCCAAGGTGCTGGCATCAAAGGTCTATAGGGATATGCTGATCTGGGGCAGAAAGGTCTATAAGACCTACAAGGGCAGGGGTGTTAGGCAGGCCCCGTTTTATGTGCTTGTCGGCACCAGATGTCCATCCATTCTTATAGAGACGGCATTCATTAACAACCCTGTTGATGCGGTGTATCTCCATAAGGATTCCTTTAAAAGGGAGTTGGCAAGGGGTATAGCAAGGGGTATAGAGGCCTTTGTTAGGCTATACAGATAA
- the miaB gene encoding tRNA (N6-isopentenyl adenosine(37)-C2)-methylthiotransferase MiaB has protein sequence MNFYIKTFGCQMNERDSEKVIGILTQNGWRMTSDIKEADLIIVNSCAVREKAENKIYSEIGRLKFKNRNATVVAMGCVAQINYEKLSRVAHIVIGTNTIDEFYNIAKNPQKGVFIKERMDNPDYIFPHTKSVSAFVDIMYGCNNFCTYCIVPFTRGREISRKKEAIIDEIKKLIDNGTREVMLLGQNVNSYGKGLNYSFVDLLYEVNKLEGLKRIRFTTSHPKDFSKELIEAMRDLDKVCEHIHLPIQSGSNKILKLMRRGYTKEEYLEKVMMFKEMIPQGSITTDIIVGFPQETEEDFLQTVEVVKTVEYDTSFSFKYSKRPLTKAKDMEGQIDEETKLNRLNHLQQLQAQITQKKLKDYVGRIVEVLVEGKAKKEGMLAGRNRQNIVVNFDFRDNIKAGDCLRVKITKALKHSLIGEITEGVGND, from the coding sequence ATGAATTTCTATATAAAAACCTTCGGCTGCCAGATGAACGAAAGGGATTCAGAGAAGGTCATAGGCATCTTGACTCAAAACGGCTGGAGGATGACGAGTGATATAAAAGAGGCAGACCTGATAATCGTAAACTCCTGTGCCGTCAGGGAGAAGGCCGAAAACAAGATTTACAGCGAGATAGGGAGATTAAAATTCAAAAATAGAAACGCAACCGTTGTGGCTATGGGCTGCGTTGCCCAGATAAATTATGAAAAGCTAAGCAGGGTAGCACACATCGTCATAGGCACAAACACGATAGATGAGTTTTACAACATAGCAAAAAACCCGCAAAAGGGGGTTTTTATCAAGGAGAGGATGGACAACCCCGATTATATCTTTCCCCACACAAAAAGCGTAAGCGCATTTGTTGATATTATGTATGGTTGCAACAACTTCTGCACCTATTGCATTGTGCCCTTCACAAGGGGAAGGGAGATATCCCGAAAAAAAGAGGCAATAATCGATGAGATAAAAAAGCTGATAGATAACGGCACCAGGGAGGTTATGCTGCTTGGACAGAATGTAAACTCATACGGCAAGGGATTGAATTATAGCTTTGTGGATCTGCTCTATGAGGTAAACAAGTTAGAAGGCCTAAAGCGCATACGGTTTACCACCTCTCACCCAAAGGACTTCTCAAAGGAACTAATCGAGGCCATGAGGGATTTAGATAAGGTTTGCGAACACATACACCTGCCTATACAATCCGGATCGAACAAGATATTGAAACTAATGAGGCGGGGTTACACAAAAGAGGAATACTTAGAAAAGGTTATGATGTTTAAGGAGATGATACCCCAAGGCTCAATAACCACCGATATAATTGTGGGTTTTCCGCAAGAGACAGAAGAAGACTTCCTACAAACGGTCGAGGTGGTAAAGACGGTTGAATACGACACATCGTTCTCGTTCAAATACTCCAAAAGACCACTAACAAAAGCCAAAGACATGGAGGGTCAGATAGACGAAGAAACCAAACTAAATCGCCTAAACCACCTGCAACAGTTGCAGGCTCAAATAACACAAAAGAAGCTTAAGGATTATGTGGGCAGGATAGTCGAGGTGCTCGTTGAGGGCAAGGCCAAGAAAGAGGGCATGCTTGCAGGCAGAAACAGGCAAAACATAGTTGTCAATTTCGACTTTAGGGATAATATTAAAGCAGGCGATTGTTTGAGGGTTAAGATAACAAAGGCCCTTAAACACTCACTGATAGGAGAAATCACTGAAGGGGTTGGCAATGATTGA